GTGGCCAAGTTCCACGCCACCGAGACGGCGCAACACGTGATCGACACGGCGCTGCAACTCCACGGCGGCCTGGGCGTGGTCAAGGGCCAGGCCGTCGAGGCGCTCTATCGCGACATCCGGGCGCTGCGCATCTACGAAGGTGCCTCGGAGGTGCAGAAACTGATCATCGCCGGGGCGATTTTGAAGGGCGACGGGCAGTAGGGACAAAGAGAAGCTGCCCGGCTCCCATTTTGACGTTCGGCGTCTTTAACATTTGTAGGCTGCACGGAGCGCATCTGAAATACCCGTGTATACGTCTGATTGCCACGCCTTTTGGTTCTCGTCCGCCCAATTCAGAAACAATTGCGCAAGCTGACTTGTGGTAATTTCTTCATGATTACAGGCGCCAAGAAACAACCTGCTGCCTTTCAACAAATTGTCAACATCCAAAGCTATCTTTGGTTCGAGATTGGCCGCAAAAACCTTCTCCATCACGGCAGCGTTTACACTATTGAGAAAATCAGCATTGAACCTCATTATTTCGTACATCCCCCTAAGCAACCCAAGGCACTCGCCCATCGCGAACATCAACTTCGGAGTGGTCGCCTGAGAGGGAGTTTTCACCAAGCGACAACCTTCAAGGGCTTGTTGCACGGTTGCGGCCTGGCTGTCGGCTACAGCCGGCACCAACAGAAGAAAGACCGACAGAAAGGCTACCCTCATCGACCTACCCTTTCCATATTTCCGCAAATCCTGTCACACCCTATCCCCGACGAAAGTTGGGCGCGCGATGGTACGCGATCTTTGGCAGCCGGGCGAATCCGTGAGGCTGCGTGACATCCGCTCGGAGAATGGCAGAGCCCGTGGCTGCCTCTTGCTTCTCTCAATGGCTTGACCCCGAACGCAACCTGCTGTCTCATCACTGGATTGGGGAACGCTCCCCCATCTTCACCTTCGCTCCGGCCCTCCTGAACTTTGGATAGCCGCTCCCTGCACGGTTTCGCGATTATCAGCCAGCTCGACAAACGCTATCTCACCGTGTTGGGCGCCTGCCTCACCCAGTTCACGGTCGTGGGACTGCTTTTCTCCTACGCTTTGTTCTTCAAAGCCTTCGAAGTGGAATACGGCTGGTCGCGTACGCTGCTGTCGAGCGGCACTTCCTTCGCCTTTATCGTGATGGGCGTTTTGGGCTTCTTCGCTGGCCAGCTGAACGATCGCTACGGCCCCCGAACGGTTCTTGCCGTGGCCGGGACTTTGTGCGGCATGGGGTATGTGCTTTTGTCCCAAGTGACCGAGCCTTGGCAGCTATTTGCTATTTTCGGCCTGTTTATCGGCGTCGGCTTGGCCACCCATGATGTGGTAACGCTCTCGACGATCGCGCGACAGTTTCGCCAACGCCGCGGCATCGTGACCGGTGTGGTGAAGGTGGGGACCGCGGCTGGCCAGATTGCCGTTCCGCCCGGCGCTGCGATTCTCATTGCGATTTATGATTGGCGGCTGGCCTTGACGATTCTGGGAATCGCCGGCGTCGTATTGTTGGTATTTGCCGCCCTGATGGTGCAGAACCCATTGGCCAGCGGCGAGTCGGACGACCGCACCGACGCAGACGGTTCGGGAATTCAGGAGGCGCGCCGCAGCCGCACTTTCTGGATGTTCTGTGCCATACAATTTTCCTTCTTTACGACCCTGACGACCATCCCGCTGCACATTGTGGTGCACGGCATGGATCTCGGCATGACCCCCGCCTTAGCCGCCATGCTGCTCTCGGTAATGGGCGCGGCCAGCGTGGCGGGGCGCTTGTCGGTGGGGGCGCTTGTCGATCGACTTGGCGGCAGGCGTGCGCTTCTGCTTTGTCTTGTGCCGCTCATTGCCAGCCTGCTCGCGTTCCTTTCCACCTCGACGCCATGGCTCTTGTTTGTCGCTGTCGGTGTCTATGGCATTGCCCATGGTGGCCTCTTCACCGTCATGTCGCCCACCGTCGCCGAGTATTTCGGATTGAAGGCGCATGGCGCGATCTTCGGGATCGTGGTGTTTTTCGGCACCATCGGAGGCGCCTCCGGACCGATCCTGGCGGGACGTATTTTCGATCTGACGGATAGCTATACCCTGGCCTTTGCCAGCCTCGCGGCACTGGCAACATTGGGGCTCGTGCTTGCTCTGAGGCTACCCTTATCAAGTCCGGGCCTACATCGCTAAGGATGCCAGGTTTGATAGGAATCACTCGGCCAGCGCCGCCCGCAAACGTTCGGCCTCGGCCGCCAGTTCCTCCTGGGGCGGATGCTTGGCCGGCCAGGTGAGCTCGACGCCATCGTTATCATGGCGGGGCAGAACGTGCAGGTGAAAATGCCCGACGGTCTGGAAGCCGGCCGGGCGGTTGGCCTGGAGGATGGTCTGACCGGCCGGGGCGTAGGTCCGCTCGAGGACCCGGGCGATGCGGTTGGCGATGCGGAAGGCTTGGGCCGCGGTGTCCTCGTCGAGGTCCATCATGGTTTCGGCGTGGTGGCGCGCCAGCACCAGGGTGTGACCCGGGTTGACGTGGCCCAGATCCATGATGGCCATCACCCGGTCGTCCTGGTAGACCACATGGGCCGGTAGCTCGCCGGCGGCGATGCGGCAGAAGACACAATCGGGGTTGTCGTTCACGGAGTCTTCCGTGCC
This Alphaproteobacteria bacterium DNA region includes the following protein-coding sequences:
- a CDS encoding Rap1a/Tai family immunity protein; this encodes MRVAFLSVFLLLVPAVADSQAATVQQALEGCRLVKTPSQATTPKLMFAMGECLGLLRGMYEIMRFNADFLNSVNAAVMEKVFAANLEPKIALDVDNLLKGSRLFLGACNHEEITTSQLAQLFLNWADENQKAWQSDVYTGISDALRAAYKC
- a CDS encoding MFS transporter; amino-acid sequence: MDSRSLHGFAIISQLDKRYLTVLGACLTQFTVVGLLFSYALFFKAFEVEYGWSRTLLSSGTSFAFIVMGVLGFFAGQLNDRYGPRTVLAVAGTLCGMGYVLLSQVTEPWQLFAIFGLFIGVGLATHDVVTLSTIARQFRQRRGIVTGVVKVGTAAGQIAVPPGAAILIAIYDWRLALTILGIAGVVLLVFAALMVQNPLASGESDDRTDADGSGIQEARRSRTFWMFCAIQFSFFTTLTTIPLHIVVHGMDLGMTPALAAMLLSVMGAASVAGRLSVGALVDRLGGRRALLLCLVPLIASLLAFLSTSTPWLLFVAVGVYGIAHGGLFTVMSPTVAEYFGLKAHGAIFGIVVFFGTIGGASGPILAGRIFDLTDSYTLAFASLAALATLGLVLALRLPLSSPGLHR
- a CDS encoding HIT domain-containing protein; its protein translation is MNDNPDCVFCRIAAGELPAHVVYQDDRVMAIMDLGHVNPGHTLVLARHHAETMMDLDEDTAAQAFRIANRIARVLERTYAPAGQTILQANRPAGFQTVGHFHLHVLPRHDNDGVELTWPAKHPPQEELAAEAERLRAALAE